From Vigna unguiculata cultivar IT97K-499-35 chromosome 5, ASM411807v1, whole genome shotgun sequence, the proteins below share one genomic window:
- the LOC114185947 gene encoding uncharacterized protein LOC114185947 yields the protein MAPNGECLPSSISRNSSNMCKPPRLSNDHIQRTISDISFELTKEGIDLSLQPITEVMDAKCECCGMCEECTPEYIERVREKFLGKWVCGLCAEAVKEELEKNGGKKKEEALSSHMSACVRFNKYGRAFPVLFQAEAMKEMLKRNKIDNRRAKSFNPRDKGTQNKGIARSSSCIPAITREMNGLTMAN from the coding sequence ATGGCACCCAATGGAGAGTGTTTGCCTAGTTCAATCTCTAGAAACAGCAGCAACATGTGCAAACCTCCAAGGCTTTCAAATGATCACATTCAAAGAACGATCTCAGACATCTCGTTTGAGCTAACCAAGGAAGGGATTGATCTGTCGCTTCAACCTATAACTGAGGTTATGGATGCCAAGTGTGAGTGCTGTGGAATGTGCGAGGAGTGCACTCCTGAGTACATAGAGCGTGTGCGTGAGAAGTTCTTGGGGAAGTGGGTGTGTGGTTTGTGTGCTGAGGCAGTGAAGGAAGAGTTGGAGAAAAATGGTgggaagaagaaggaagaggcATTGAGTTCACACATGAGTGCATGTGTGAGGTTCAACAAATATGGAAGGGCTTTCCCAGTTCTGTTCCAAGCTGAGGCCATGAAAGAGATGCTCAAAAGGAACAAAATAGATAACAGAAGGGCCAAGTCCTTCAACCCTAGAGACAAAGGAACACAAAACAAAGGAATTGCTAGAAGTTCAAGTTGCATTCCAGCTATCACAAGAGAGATGAATGGTCTCACAATGGCCAATTAG